The Diospyros lotus cultivar Yz01 chromosome 15, ASM1463336v1, whole genome shotgun sequence genome has a window encoding:
- the LOC127791786 gene encoding uncharacterized protein LOC127791786, with protein MVSDEDIAKAVESLIRDTNPNSTPFTSLNAVVLHLQSQLGLDLSHKLDFIRNHIHLLLRSPPPPPPQPAAPLPQNPNFHASPHLPAPPAAPPATKREPAAAAVDASAVAPAEAPVESSQTGKKRRGGPGGLNKLCGVSPVLQAIVGQPALPRTEIVKQLWAYIRKNNLQDPSNKRKIICNDELRLVFETDCTDMFKMNKLLAKHIIPLEPKSENAKKQKVEVELGTKADESGPIVIISDALANFFGTTGREMLQSEVLGRVWQYIKVNQLEDPVNAMVIRCDAKLQELLGCASISGMGIPEMLARHHLFKR; from the exons ATGGTGTCGGACGAAGACATCGCCAAAGCGGTAGAGTCTCTTATTCGCGACACAAACCCTAATTCCACTCCCTTCACCTCCCTCAACGCCGTCGTCCTCCACCTCCAGTCCCAGCTAGGGCTTGACCTCTCCCACAAGCTCGACTTCATCCGCAACCACATCCACCTGCTCCTCCGATCTCCGCCTCCGCCGCCTCCGCAGCCGGcggcccccctcccccaaaaccctaatttccaTGCCTCTCCGCATTTGCCCGCTCCGCCTGCGGCGCCGCCGGCGACAAAGAGGGAGCCCGCGGCTGCGGCCGTCGATGCTTCCGCAGTCGCCCCTGCTGAAGCCCCCGTAGAGAG TTCTCAAActggaaaaaaaagaaggggtGGCCCAGGGGGATTAAACAAGCTTTGTGGGGTTTCACCTGTACTTCAGGCCATTGTTGGGCAGCCAGCACTACCCAGGACAGAG ATTGTTAAACAGCTCTGGGCTTACATAAGGAAAAACAATCTTCAAGATCCAAGCAACAAAAGGAAGATAATTTGTAATGATGAGCTGCGCTTGGTGTTTGAGACAGACTGTACTGACATGTTCAAGATGAATAAGTTGCTGGCTAAACACATTATCCCTCTTGAACCTAAAA GTGAAAATGCAAAGAAACAGAAGGTTGAAGTAGAACTAGGGACAAAAGCTGATGAATCTGGTCCAATTGTGATAATATCTGATGCACTAGCAAACTTTTTCGGAACTACTGGAAGGGAGATGCTGCAGTCTGAGGTTTTGGGACGTGTCTGGCAATACATAAAGGTCAACCAACTGGAG GATCCTGTTAATGCAATGGTTATTAGGTGTGATGCAAAGCTTCAGGAACTTTTGGGTTGTGCAAGCATTTCTGGAATGGGGATACCTGAGATGTTGGCCCGTCATCATTTATTTAAGAGATGA